The genomic segment CATGCACTCAATACCCAAAAGGTCTATGCACTGCCTGAGTTTTTTCTTCAAAGCCTCAATGTGGCAGGACAGGGAGGGAAAATGGTCGAAGTCCTTACAAACATGGGCAATTTTTTCTCTGCGCAGAACAAAGTCAAAAAACAGGTCAAGGGTGCGATGACATATCCTGCCATTATTTTTACCGTTGCCATAGGTATGACCTCTTTTCTCATCGCTTTTGTGGTACCCAAGATCACAGGCATTTTTGAAGATACCGGCCAGGCACTTCCTCCGATCACACAATTTGTACTAGGCTTAAGCGACTTTTTGACCGCACATTATATTGCTATCATCGTGGTGATCCTCTCTGTGATCCTCATGTTTAAGATCGCGTATGCCAAAATAGAGACCTTTCACCGTATCATTGATGCAATGCTGCTGAAGATACCTGTACTGGGGTCGCTGATCCAGAACCATGAACTTGGGAGGTTCTCCTATATCCTCTCACTGATGCTCAGCTCTGGTGTTGCCTATGCCCAAGCCGTACAACTTGCCAAAGCGACTTTTGCAAATCACGGCTTACGTGACCTGTTTGAAAAAGCATCCGTAAAAGTGCTCGAAGGGAATAAACTCTCCAATGCACTTCAAATGTCAAAAGGCGTAAAACTCAAACGTAATTTTATGCAATCTCTGGCCCTGGGAGAAGAGTCCAGTGAAGTCGCACAGATCCTGGACAATACCTCTGCACTCTATGCCGAAGAGAATGAGGACAAACTCAAACTGCTTCTGAGCCTACTCGAGCCGTTTATGATGCTCTTTATCGGTGTGGTTGTGGGTGTCATCGTCTCAGCGATGCTTTTGCCTATCTTTACTATGACACAAGGATTACAATAAAATGGTAAATATAAAAAGACTTCTACCCTTCATACTACTGCTCACACTCAACGAGCTTCATGCAGATACCGTAGGAGGAGAGGTCTCCCTTGGATTTTTCAATCATCAGCCAAACGGAAATGCTGCATATAAAGGAAACACTGCAGATATTGAAGATACACTGGGCTTTAGTGAAGAACAAGATACATTTTTAAAAGCCTATTTAGAACATCCTTTACCTCTCATTCCCAATATAAAATTGGGATATACCACACTTTCACATGAGGGAAGCAGCAGTGTGAATAACTTCACTTGGGGAGACCATACCTATAGCAGTACTATAGAGGGCAGCCTGTCACTTGACATGTCGGATGTCACGCTCTATTATGAATTCCTGGATAATTGGGCCGAGACGGATGCCGGATTTACCCTCAGATATATCTCTGGGGATATGGGCGTACACAGCAATGCGAACAGTGATGTTGCAGACTTTTCGACCTGGGTACCGATGCTCTATGGTAAAGTACGTTTTAATCTGCCTGTCACTGATCTCTCTTTTCAGATCGAAGCCAATGCTATTAGCTATTGGGATATCACCGCTTATGATTATGAACTCTCTGCCCGTTATACCCTGGCTATGGGAATAGGTCTGGAAGCCGGGTATAAGGCCTTTCACCTGGAGAGTGATGAGTTGGTCAATGGGTTTAATGCGGATGTGGACTTCTCAGGTCCCTATGCCGCTGCGATTTGGGATTTCTAATGGCTAAACAGCGTTTTAGGGATGTCAAACAAAAAAGGCTCCAATGCCAGACACCTACAGTCAAATCGACACCTACTACAAATGACTATGCCTCAACGAGTGTGAAGATAAAAGCATTTTTGACCGATGCTTTTATGCTTCTCATGCCTATCATGTATATTGTCTTTTATCTTGTCATGGATGGCAGAGAAGATTTTTCTGAACATAAAATACTGGGCTGGATCTATATACTGGTTCCTTTGGTCATCATCCAGACGATTTTTATGTATAAAACGGGGCAGACCCCGGGATATCGTGCCTATAACATTACACTCATTGATGAACATACGAAGAAAAAGCCCTCACCTTTTATCATCCTTTTCAGAAATTTGGCTGCAATACTCTCACTCTTGACGATAGCAGGTTGGATACTGATGTTTTTTAGGAAAGACAACAAGACGCTGCATGACCTCTTATCTGCAACGGCTGTTGTAAACAAAAAATGAAACCGGTCAACAGATTTCTTTCACCGCTTTTAGGGGGATACTACTTTTTTTACTTTGCCCTTGTTGGTGTCTATGTCATCTTCCTGCCAAAAGTGTTGCTGGATCTGGGATATACTCCTTTTGAGGTGGGCATCATTTTTGCTGCTGCCCCCTTCATGCGGTTTCTGCTGCCTTTTGTATTTCGGCACTTTATCTCTCTAAGCCCCAAGGTCTACCAACTTTCCCTGCTCTTCACTTTTATTGGTACTTTGCTTTTTTTGGCCACGGTACAGGATTTTTGGATCTATCTTGCTGCAAACCTTCTTTTTGGGGCCGCAATGGGTATCTCTCTTCCGTATGTCGAGACCATCGCACTGGCTTCTTTGTCCAGACACATTTACGGCAAAGTACGACTCTGGGGCTCTCTTGGGTTTATGGGTATTGCGTTATGGCTGGGGAAAGTACTTGAATCACCTTATGAAGCGCTCTATTACTTAAGTGCCGTAGCGTTTTTAACCCTTCTTTTTGGTGCTATGCTGACAAGGTATGACACGATCTCCCACTCTAGCCCGCAAGAAGATGCCTCATTTTCACTCACACAATATTGGGCATTTTGGGTTTCTATCTTTTTAATGCAAGTAGGTTTTGGAGGCTTCTATAACTTTTTCACTATCTACGAAACTGCACATGGTGTCTCTCTTGAAATGACAAGTTGGATGTGGAGTTTTGGCGTCGTCTGTGAAATTTTTATGTACTATTTTCAAGGTCCTCTTCTGCAAAGAAACCTGCTTCGTATCTTGCAGTTTGCCACTCTTATCACGGCAATCAGATGGATGATACTCTATCTCTTTCCTGACTCAATCATTTTGACCTTTGCATCACAATCTCTACATGCCATCGGTTTTGCACTCTACCATACTGCAGCCATTACCTATGTCTTTTCACTCTATACCCAGAAAAAACTTGCACAACAGTTTTTTTTGGGTATTGCATTTGGATTAGGGGGTTCAGTGGGTGCAGTACTTTCCGGCCAGGTCTATGGAGAATATCTTTTCCTGATCGAGTCACTCATCACATTTTTGGCATTTGCCGTCTTGCTGATACATCAAAAACGTAAAGAGAGTGTCAACGTATGAGAGAAGTCACAACTGCCGTCATCTTCGCTGGAGGGAGAAGTTCCCGTATGGGTGAGGACAAGGCTCTACTTCCTTTTGCCAACTATCCTACACTTACCGAGTTTCAACTAGATAAACTCCGTACCTTATTTGACGAAGTCTATATCTCGGCAAAAGAGAATAAATTTGATTTTGATTGTAGGGTGATCCAAGACAACTATCAAGAGAGCTCCCCTCTTGTAGGACTTATCTCTGTCTTTGAAACACTACAGGCAGAAGAGATTTTTATTTTAAGTGTAGATGCACCCTTTGTCGGCAAAGAGATCATAGAGAAGCTTTTGGAACAAAATGAAAGTCAATTTGATGTGATCGTTGCACAAAGTCCCAGTGGTGTGCAACCTCTCTGTGGACTCTATAAGAGATCTGTTTTGCCTTTGGCCTATACACAATTAGAAAAAGGGAACCATAGATTGGGGGACCTGCTGCGCCTTGCCAATACCCACCTTGTAGCGTTTAATGAAGATGGTCCGTTCACGAACCTGAACCATCCCGAAGAGTATCAGCAAGCCCTTAAACGTTTTAAAAACCATTGATATCTAGGCTTTTTGCCCCTCTATCATCTGCATCATCAGTTTTCGGGAGAAGAAGACAAACTTTTCAAACAATGAACTGTGATACTTGTCTTTATGATAGATCATCAGGAAATCCCTTTTACACTCAAAGTCCTTTACCGGTACTTTATAGAGTTTCCCCTCCTCGAGTTCATTTTTCACTGAGATCTTGGAGATACAGGTCAGACATTCACCGTTCATCAAAATACTTTTAATGGACTCTGTATGTCCAAGTTCCAGGAAAATATTTAAATTGTCCACTTTCTCTTTAATATAACCCAAAAAGACCTCTCTTGTACCAGACCCCTCTTCTCTAAGGACCCATCTTTTTTGTTCCAATTCATCTATCGTACATGGTTTGCAGAGCTCCTCATTTGCAGTCACAACCACCAGTTCATCTACCCCTATTTTCTCTTTAACGATCTCTGAACCAGGAACAAGCCCTTCAACAAAACCTATATCTATCGTCCCCTCTTTGATCATATCTGCGATCTCTTTGGTGTTCCCCTCTTTAAGCGTGATCTTCACATCAGGATACGAACTCATGTAACTGCAGATAATGGCTGGCATCAAATAGTCTACGATCGTGGTACTTGCCCCTACCCGTATCATTCCCTTATTCTCTGAATTCTTAAATTCATACTCAATATCTGAAAGCTTTTTAAAGATGGGGTCTATCTCTTTATAAAATGCACGTCCCACTTCATTGAGCACAAGTTTTTTATTGATCCGGTCAAAGACAGGTCGACCCAAAATATTTTCTAATTCTTTAATGGACATAGAGATCGCTGATTGACTCAGCTTCATATCTTTAGCCACATTTGTTAAATGTCCAGAGACTACAACATTGAGGAATATCTCCATTTGTCTAAGTGTTAATTTCATATTTTTTTCTCTTCTTTAGAATGGTTTTTTAACATTAATTACCTAAATAGTTTGTAAATTATATCAAAATTATAGTAGAATTCTAAAAAAGTTATCAATAATTTTGAATAAAAGGATTTTTATGCCATTTTCTCCACAAAAGCGTAAAGGTACAATGAGTGGTATTTTATTTGTTGCTATCTTCGCTGCGGCAGCAACATTTATCTCAGATTTCCCTGCTGTCAAGGCATTGGGTATCTCACCGCTTGTTATCGGTATCGTCATTGGTATTTTCTATGCCAATACTTTGCATAATCAGACCCCCGAAGCATGGCAAGGGGGGATCACGTTCTCAGCGAAAAAGATCCTTCGTTTTGCGATCGTTTTCTATGGGTTCAGACTTACGTTCCAAGAGATCATCGATGTAGGGTTGGCAGGATTCCTTGTCTCTCTTATCATGCTGGCATCTACCTTTATACTCGGTACATGGTTGGGACACAAGATCTTCGGT from the Sulfurovum xiamenensis genome contains:
- the mobA gene encoding molybdenum cofactor guanylyltransferase MobA, which codes for MREVTTAVIFAGGRSSRMGEDKALLPFANYPTLTEFQLDKLRTLFDEVYISAKENKFDFDCRVIQDNYQESSPLVGLISVFETLQAEEIFILSVDAPFVGKEIIEKLLEQNESQFDVIVAQSPSGVQPLCGLYKRSVLPLAYTQLEKGNHRLGDLLRLANTHLVAFNEDGPFTNLNHPEEYQQALKRFKNH
- a CDS encoding LysR family transcriptional regulator → MKLTLRQMEIFLNVVVSGHLTNVAKDMKLSQSAISMSIKELENILGRPVFDRINKKLVLNEVGRAFYKEIDPIFKKLSDIEYEFKNSENKGMIRVGASTTIVDYLMPAIICSYMSSYPDVKITLKEGNTKEIADMIKEGTIDIGFVEGLVPGSEIVKEKIGVDELVVVTANEELCKPCTIDELEQKRWVLREEGSGTREVFLGYIKEKVDNLNIFLELGHTESIKSILMNGECLTCISKISVKNELEEGKLYKVPVKDFECKRDFLMIYHKDKYHSSLFEKFVFFSRKLMMQMIEGQKA
- a CDS encoding TIGR04219 family outer membrane beta-barrel protein translates to MVNIKRLLPFILLLTLNELHADTVGGEVSLGFFNHQPNGNAAYKGNTADIEDTLGFSEEQDTFLKAYLEHPLPLIPNIKLGYTTLSHEGSSSVNNFTWGDHTYSSTIEGSLSLDMSDVTLYYEFLDNWAETDAGFTLRYISGDMGVHSNANSDVADFSTWVPMLYGKVRFNLPVTDLSFQIEANAISYWDITAYDYELSARYTLAMGIGLEAGYKAFHLESDELVNGFNADVDFSGPYAAAIWDF
- a CDS encoding RDD family protein produces the protein MAKQRFRDVKQKRLQCQTPTVKSTPTTNDYASTSVKIKAFLTDAFMLLMPIMYIVFYLVMDGREDFSEHKILGWIYILVPLVIIQTIFMYKTGQTPGYRAYNITLIDEHTKKKPSPFIILFRNLAAILSLLTIAGWILMFFRKDNKTLHDLLSATAVVNKK
- a CDS encoding MFS transporter: MKPVNRFLSPLLGGYYFFYFALVGVYVIFLPKVLLDLGYTPFEVGIIFAAAPFMRFLLPFVFRHFISLSPKVYQLSLLFTFIGTLLFLATVQDFWIYLAANLLFGAAMGISLPYVETIALASLSRHIYGKVRLWGSLGFMGIALWLGKVLESPYEALYYLSAVAFLTLLFGAMLTRYDTISHSSPQEDASFSLTQYWAFWVSIFLMQVGFGGFYNFFTIYETAHGVSLEMTSWMWSFGVVCEIFMYYFQGPLLQRNLLRILQFATLITAIRWMILYLFPDSIILTFASQSLHAIGFALYHTAAITYVFSLYTQKKLAQQFFLGIAFGLGGSVGAVLSGQVYGEYLFLIESLITFLAFAVLLIHQKRKESVNV
- a CDS encoding type II secretion system F family protein, which gives rise to MLFKYKGFDKTGKKVKGTVTASSEEEAGQKLRTQNIYHEGLTPTKEFSLEAFAKRQMPGELLSTFSKELSSYLKSGMTILTAIKLLENQHEGEKKYVSFLNSVKTMIDEGKSLYHALNTQKVYALPEFFLQSLNVAGQGGKMVEVLTNMGNFFSAQNKVKKQVKGAMTYPAIIFTVAIGMTSFLIAFVVPKITGIFEDTGQALPPITQFVLGLSDFLTAHYIAIIVVILSVILMFKIAYAKIETFHRIIDAMLLKIPVLGSLIQNHELGRFSYILSLMLSSGVAYAQAVQLAKATFANHGLRDLFEKASVKVLEGNKLSNALQMSKGVKLKRNFMQSLALGEESSEVAQILDNTSALYAEENEDKLKLLLSLLEPFMMLFIGVVVGVIVSAMLLPIFTMTQGLQ